In Oreochromis aureus strain Israel breed Guangdong linkage group 17, ZZ_aureus, whole genome shotgun sequence, the genomic stretch CTatagcccagcccatgcagcagtatattaatcaCTAACcgcgtattgtggatggattatctcagttgttctcccgactgaagtttggtctgtttacagcatcctgccatgtgattgcatttgtccctaaccatctgGAACCCTTGccttaacttttatcaagtaggaaaaaaagttagcgttcatccttgtcaaaagatttcaggattttgggattttttattattattttattttattactttatcttttgctctttatgtttatgtttgctctttcagtaagtCACACtttgtgcagactcctaaatggggaagttacactctgtactccacaggaagcctgcacgcagcagctattttatctcttcctgtatctcttcctgtatgtgcttttAATAAAAGACTGCTTCTTTTTGCTGCAGaggcgagtctccctgagtctcgaccgtgtacacgttaaacctgtctgagctttttttattctgacctgagttgcataacaggaaaactcctgacaatCCTCCttcttcactgtgctaatgtgtttatattaggCTAACCAtggctgtgtagctagccaccacatagtacatcattatataccagctagcacAACTTTAGTAACCCTACAAAACATCActactgtttagttttctgtctttatttatgtcaaaagtgacagcagagctgtgTGTTTCAAATTTTCAGAAAGTCCTCAGTCAGAAACAGGTATGTCACCTTTGGATGGGAACTAGTGAGCTAGCTCCTTTGTTAACTTCGAATTCTGTTAAACtacataaattctgttttcgtggatgcctggatgttaaacgtAATTATTATAGCAGccacgctgatcattttattaaagatgaaagaatttagacagttggTAACTGTCTAAATGTTACCAACTGTCAAACACTGTGATGCCACAGTGTTTGATTttgggacctgcagcggagtttggacCTGAAAAAAGCTAAtgatgtcagacttaaagaccggattgcATGTCAAACTAACAAGCCCCAGAAGGGGACACTAAACTCAAGTCAGAATACTCCTCGCCTGCTACCTGTAATAATGACCCATAAAGTagctgaaaaaaagaatttttcGTTTTACTTTCTCATGAGGAGAATGATCTCAGACGCAGGCCTGAGGAACCTTTCGTTTGATTCACACGTGGTTCTGCTTTGTGAACTCTTCCATCATCACTGGGAAAAATGTTTGTAATGAGTTCTACAGGCCAGTCATTGCTGTCCTTTATCATCACAGTGTCATTCTCAATGTTAGGATTTGAATTTAGTAACATATGACAACCTATAGGTAtgtgtctctgttttttttcaccGACTGGTCTGTGTCTCCACTCTCCCATTTCctggtttgtgtgtttctgtgtgtgtgtgtgtgtgtgtgtgcaggtgtgcgCACTGGCAAAAGCGCATTGTCGGACCATGAGTTGTGGTCTGGCTGTACttcctgtgcaggccagtctTGTCTTTCCTAGAATAAACCAATAATAATCTGTCCTTCCTCATTGGTTGTTTTGAGGTATGCAATAACAACGATGAATTTGGTTGAGGCATCCGAGAAGAAACAGATTTCTCTTTGTTTGGCCTTTGAAAGGGCCAAACTCAGAGACAGTTCTCTGAGTAAGAATTCCTTAAATAGTAATGGATATATGTATGATATATGGATATATACATGTATAGTCCAATATTGGTCCAAATGGCAAGCTTGTTTGAAATGTAGTATTTAGACTGGTGTTCCTTTTTTTCCAGCTAGATACAAATGTTCGGTGATAACTTTGacaatttatttgttttgatcATATTACATAGGTCTTCCTAACATGTCAGTCAGATACTCCATCACACAACCTTACTGACATAGGAGAGAGAACACACTGGAACAAAAGGTAAAGGATGCCGAGTTGTTTATTGTGTTTGAATATATTATAAACATTGTGCTTAAGTATTATTTGCTAAATGTGTAACTTTAGGTATTCAGCCTTTCTACTCAGCGTATTCAGACTGCATGATTCAAATCAAATGAATGAACCTTCATCTTTTGCTGTGGTTTAGTCTTCAAATCAATGAAAAGAGCAGTtggaaaaactcagtttttggttTTGAGTTCTAGGAACCTGAGTTCAGCTTTTGTAACATGAAAAAAGATTAACACAGTTTGAATGGAAAAAAACTAGGGTGTTcgggaaaaacacaaacaaaagttgTTAGTGATAATATTTGATAATCTACATTTTCAGATACAGATTCCAAGTAGAATATGTTTATTTCCAAAGATCTGCAATCACAGAAAACATGCAAAGTCTTTGAGATTCACAAGAGATGTGTGAGTGACATTGAACATGTGTACTAGCCTGTGGGTGGCTAAAGCAGTTTGGCAGATAGTGAAATTACCTCATTGTGGGACATGAGGCTTCAAGGCTATGGCTGAGATGTTGGGTGATGCATAGAGGAGAGATAGTGAATATACTGAACAAAAGATGgtaaagatggagctgccatGCAAAagtaaaagaggaagaccacagtaATCATAAGTATATGTTTCTGAACTCTGTACTTTATCACCTTTCTAAAGGCTTTTTATTAAGCACCTTATTTATTGCATGAGGCCTTGGGGATCTTAACCATGACAACCACCctctggtggtggtcagagggcccggtggcgccagtgtccggcagcctcgcctctgtcagtgcgccccagggtggctgtggctacaacgtagcttgccatcaccagtgtgtgaatgtgtgtgtgaatgggtggatgactggatgtgtaaagcgctttggggtccttagggactagtaaagtgctttacaaatacaggccatttaccaataTATTTCTggcatgatttttttaaaacaaaataaattacttCATTTTCaagctattttatttattttttaatttactaaGATTAAAAATATCCCTTTCAAGAAGACAGGAAACAATGTAACAACTTAACGCAAACACAAATTCAGATGGGGCTCATCACATCCAACTGAATACAATATCATCACATGTAGTAAAAGATCAAGGATTTAAACTGATATCAAGGCCTTAAAGCTGCATGTGTTTTTACAATACAAGCAGATTACCATCTTAGGGCAGTGGCTTACAGAAACAGAAGCTGACTGCTGGAGAACTCTGGCTGATCACCTGACAGCATCAGCTGATCATCTAATCACAGCAGTTAGAGAGGGAGAATAGAGAAAATACACTGGAACAATCACATTATAGGGTTATATTATGCCAGTTTATGATGTATACTTTTTTTCAAATGTtctatgtatctataaatattttattactagAAGATAATAAAAACCGTTGCGTGTGAGAACACATTGTTAACAAAAATTAAACCGCCTGTCTTATTCACATCGAGTAAAAAAGTGCTCCAAAAGTGCCTTTAACGGCATTATAATGCACAAAAAAACTAAGTGGTCCCGGTAGAAACCTTTGTATAGTCTGATATCGTGTGCAGGGTAAAAACAGATCTTTTAGTTCCCCCTTCTGGCAGATTTACGTACGTGCACGCAGATAGAGACGACAGCTTTTGGCCAATGGTATGCCGCTCAACGTCACCGCTCCAGCATGCTGGTAATGACAGGCCAACCCCCCCTCAAACAGCGAGTAAACAGGTGGCGTGAGAGACGGCGCACGAAGCTCCTAGTACCTTTGACCTCATACCAGAAACTCTGTTCACCTGTTGGTTCCTCTTCCGCCTTCTCCTTGTAGAGTGGAGTTGTTTCTACCTGGATCCTGACAACAGAATAACTATTTTTGGATTCAGTAATGCCATTTCGGTCTGAAGTGCTTTTTATCGACCTCACAGTAAGTTTGTCTTTGTTAACGCTAATCGAATCAATCATTTTGGCTACTTTGCTGACGTCACGCATAAGCTTGTCTTTGGTTTGGAAGTAGTACCTGCTCTTCGGGTGCTTGGCGGGACATATAAGCGTTCATGTAAAATAACAATAGTTTCCATAATTTTCACTTTGTGGTGGGGTCAACTGTAGGCTATACTTCTATGCCAACAGGAGCTAAAAACAttagtcttttctttttcttcttttttttatttaaagaaaataaatatgttgCACATTTAGCATAAGTTTGCTCCTATAGTATACTGGACGGTTTTCGTGCTGTTCAAAGGTCgtttgtgtgtttaagtgtgccACTTTCGGTCAGCAGGAATGAGCCAGCAGCCGCGATCAAACCGGGGACGCCGGGAGAGGAACGGAGACCACCGGCAGCACTATGACGACAGGTGTGCATTGCACTCACCATTGTTTTAAACCCAGACTTTGAAGTGAGGAAGACTGGAGGCAGTTGTCTTACCTTGTCATTCCTCAAATCAGAAACGACAGTAATTGCACTTATTCTGCACATGCTCATTAGGATTGTCTCTTCCTGTGGGAGAAGTGCAGGAACTTCCCTTCACTTCTCAAGGGTAAAACTAATTTTCAGATAAGGAAGATGTTTTTTGAATGCACAGCATGTTTTTTCTCCTTCCTGAAGTTTAGATGAGTCTGAAGTTACATTTGCAGCAATTTTATGTTAAAGTAGTACTTTAGTAAGCAGCCGTGGTAACATAGGTGTTGTTGTTTAAAATACAAGATTGTAAACATGGACGGCATATCAGGGACACCTTGTTTAAGATAAGAGAAACACAATGAAATTCAAAGATGGCCACATAGCACAGACACAACCTGGAGAAAGATCATGCATACTGGAAGTGCATCGTTTGGTCAGATGAGATGAAACTAGATCTCTTTGATCATAGAGATGCTGCATATGTCCAGAAGGTGTACAACCCAAAGAAACACAGTGGTGCGAGTATTATGCTGTGGGGATGCTTCAGTGCATCTGGAACTGGGAATCTCATCAAGTCAGAAGGAATCACGGGGAAAGAAGGATATATGAAGATTTTGAAAAAAACCTCAAACAGCAGCAAAACTGGATCTGTGTCGTTGCTTTGTTTTCCAGCACAACATAATTCACTCCTGTGCAACATAGGATAgagttgttttgtgtgtgtgtgtgtgtgtgtctacacaAATACATTAACTGAAAAATCATCCAGCTgccaaacagaaacatttaaattgATCTTAATAGGAAACTGAGAAAGCTTGGATATGTTCATCGTGAAGTTTGGGTATTTTTTTGCTCAAAATGACTTTAACTCAATTTTCCAAACATTGTTGAGCCTAGTCAAACAACTTTAAACATTTCCAGGTGTGGCCTtctaaagtttttcttttggtcTTGGACCAGACTTGACCCACACCTATGGGCTCTGGTGTGAGTTAGAGTTTGCAGTCTTGTTAATACTGATGAATTTTGTGCTTCTGTTCACACCAGAGCACAACCAAACTCTGCTCTCCATTCTCACCGTCTGGTTTTATTAAAGCAATCGCAAATTTACTCGTGGTTCAAGCCCCAGAGACGTAAGGTTTTCAGAGGAAGATTGACTTGTAATTCATTACTGTTATAttgctttgttgttcttttctgAGTACTTTGTCCACTGGTGCCGTCATAAAATCTGATAGAGTCTTGAGTTCAGATTTTGCAGTGTGGCAGAACTCATTTTAACACTGCTTCATACGCATCTTTGTAATAACTGCCTCTTCACTTTAGTTGTCAAATTGTGGTTCACTGTTTTTAGTGTAGAAAAGATTACACTATTACTATACTTagactattttttaaaaatgagctAAAATAACAATAACTATACTCTGAGTCATGTTCTTGGAAGCAGCTCAGGGAAGGACATTTCACAGCtgactgcccctccctgagcctagttctgctgaaggtttcttcctgttaaaaaggagcttttccttcccactatcgccaacttgctcatagggggtcatttgattgttggggttttctctttaaTATTGTAGGCTCTTTgccttacaacataaagtggcttgaggcagctgttgctgtgttttgggactataaataacactgaattgaaaAGGAATATATAAACTGCATGCTGTAGAAGGCTCTGTCGAAAGCTTCACAACAACATTAAATGAACCttattttaaagtcattttCTCAGTAggtaaaatattatatttattattttgttataatGTTTAAAAGGGACTGAAAAATTTACTTAACCATTTACTTTAGGGAGAAAAAATacttgttcttgtttcattgacctttctgtcagtggttaggattacttggctGATGATTTCCTTCGTTATCTTTTTCAGGTCTTCCTCTTCACCCCCATATTACCCCCGAGAAGATGACTCGCATCATGTACGGGAGGTCCCTCGGGTGGAGCACAGTGACTCCAAATGTACCAACATTTGCTCCAGAAGAGGTAGGTCAGGATCTCAGTGGAAGtccagtactgtgcaaaatccTCAATTCTTTATAGTTTGCTAGGGAAAAAcaacagtgatttattgaaatgtgtcCACAAATATGTATGGAAGTGCAGAATATAAGGCAAAACCAGTTTCTGCAAATCTAATGagcttaaaagtcaatatttggtctAAGCACAAAACCTGACTGTTATACATACTATATACTCATATGTCTTTAAAATTGTTAGCTTTTGAATATTTCATAGATTGAACTAAAGTGTTTAAAGATACAGTGTCAAATTCGTTCTTTTTTCTTGAGTTGGATGCCTTTCTTGAAAAAGGATTCCTCTGAGAATGGTCAGGTATGTCAAtgtccaaataaaaaaataataatcctgAAAGCCTAAAAAACTATTGCTAAAGAGCACTAGAGAAAGAAATTTTGAAGGCaaactataaagaaatgaggagtggctcaagacttctgcacagtactgtgtgtgtgtcaaatcAAGCTGCGGCTTCTAAGAGCGGACTTTAGTTTCAGTGCACTTCATTCTTTCTATGAAAACTGAACTGACCGGTTTTCATGTGTTTACTCCATTTTGTTTTCAGAGGTTAGGCAGAGAAACACTGTTCAAAAGAAGGAGGAAGCTGGGAACTTGAAATCAGAGCAGATTAGTTTACTCCTGTGGGAATAACAACTTTCAATGTAAAGCTGAAGTGAGAAGCCAGGAGAGAAAACATTAGTTGAGTTTTTGCTTTCAGCTCTCATGTCAAATCAAGTCTAAAACTGCAGATGAATCTTAGATTTAAACCTCAGCTGAAAATCTTATACTACCAACGGGCTCAAAGAGAGGTCCAGATTTTTGCTCTGTAGCTTGGAGCTACACACAGACTTGCTCACCATGATCATTCAGATCTTTAAAACAAATCTAACAGCTATAGTAAGAAGCTTCAGTGCAACATTTTGAAATACTCAAAGCTCAGAGTGAGGAAGTAGCAGTGGTTGACAAAGCATATATATAAAAGCTGGATATCACATATCTGTTTTAGACTGAGTCTCTTAAAGCCTCTCACACTAAtccttgttgttgttctttttttttgttcttttggagGAATAAGTGACCGTGACGATGGCAGGTTTAAGTTATGTGCTGTTGCTGGTGGGCTTAATCAAACAGACAACAGCACAGATACCTGCTGATTGGTAGTAATTGGATATTTAAATACTAGGATTTCCCCCAAGCACAAACCTGTGGGATGGTTTGCAGCATACAGCAATAcatgacattttttattaaatacatttgGTGACCGTGGGGACGAACCTGCAGGCACTTTTGGAAACCGTCTCAAGTGGCAGTAGAGGAACTGCAGTATTTGCAGCTTCCATGATGGCTTCATTTTTAAttcctggaggtttcttctcTCTTCACattcaaaagggaaaaaaacccatTGTAACATTGTTGTAAACATTGtaacatttgttgttgttttctctgtaaACTGAACTCCAACGTCTGTTCTGTTTGCTAACAAGGCATTGTCCTGATCTGCGCTGTGCTGACCAACGGTCTGGTCCTGATATGTGTGGTCGCGGCTCAGATGGTTACGTCAGGAATGTCCTCGGCAGCCAGCATGGGCGGCTTTGACATCAACTCCAACATCAACTTTCAAGGTACCGAGCTGCAGAAGTTACGAGACCTGGACATGCAGTACAGCCAGATGAGGGCGCCGAGCATCTACGGCGGCATCCCCTTCAGCCTCACCTTTGGAGTCCTGTCATTGCTGTTTGTGGTGTCCGGGAACAAACCCCCACACCTGATGTCGCGGAAGCTCCTGGTGGGAGCGCTGATCTTTCAGGCGGTGGGCGCAGTGGTGTACGTGGTAGCTGTCGGTCTCTACTTGCACTTCGTGATCAAAGTCAACTCCACAGACGTGTGCAAGCAGCGGGAGATTCTGTACTCGCGGAGCGGGTACACGTGGATGAACTGCGACGTGAGTGGGGCCGATGCAGCAGTGGCTCTGTTTGGACTCATCACTGCCATTCTGTACATTGCTGGCACAGTGCTCACTTTCCAGACCATTCGCCACGTGAAGCGTTACCTACAGGAACGAAAGCGGAGGGAAGCGGAGAGAAAGCAGAATCGAAGCAACCCACAGAGGGCCCCGCTGAGGGCCGAGACCACGTCTGTGTGAGGGAGGCTTGTGTCCTGTGGTTAAGGGGACACAGTTTCTGCTACGATGACCTGCGCTGCACATCTGAACTGCTTCAAAGAGGATCGGCTCCAAATGTGTCAGACAGACAGATCACAAGAAACATTTAAAGTTACATCCCTTCATTTACCCCAAATGGACACAGCTACTTTGTAGTACAAACTACTTGTGTGTTACTCCCCAAAACTGACAGCTCACACAAGCTCACAAGTTTTCTGACTCATTGGGGCTTTGACACATTTGTGTAGTGAATGAAAAATAGCCTtttatatagatagatagatatatatatatatatacacatatgtagATACACAGATCTTTGGCTGTGAGAACTGGGCACTTTGCTGTGGATCAGGGGACATAAACAGTACTGTGAGGTAGCACTAATGTGCTGCTGTGGCTTAGATGAAAATGAATAGCTAgaatacatttgtgattgaaACGGTACAGTTGAACACTAAAGCTATTGTATGACAACTAAAGCTTCCTAGTACTAAATGAATGTAACGTTGTTTCCTCAGGCACTGTAATACATGGACGAATATTAAAGCTTTTCCACTTACGGAGAGAACTAGAAATGAAGTGAAGACTCAGCCATCATTTATCAGCCCCACATGTTGTTAGTTAGctcagaaaatgaaaaatgtattatG encodes the following:
- the si:ch211-191a24.4 gene encoding MARVEL domain-containing protein 3; amino-acid sequence: MSQQPRSNRGRRERNGDHRQHYDDRSSSSPPYYPREDDSHHVREVPRVEHSDSKCTNICSRRGIVLICAVLTNGLVLICVVAAQMVTSGMSSAASMGGFDINSNINFQGTELQKLRDLDMQYSQMRAPSIYGGIPFSLTFGVLSLLFVVSGNKPPHLMSRKLLVGALIFQAVGAVVYVVAVGLYLHFVIKVNSTDVCKQREILYSRSGYTWMNCDVSGADAAVALFGLITAILYIAGTVLTFQTIRHVKRYLQERKRREAERKQNRSNPQRAPLRAETTSV